One window from the genome of Carassius carassius chromosome 15, fCarCar2.1, whole genome shotgun sequence encodes:
- the LOC132158560 gene encoding cathepsin S-like produces MMFGSLLFAVCCSAALAHFNTNLDQHWELWKKTHNKIYSSKVEELGRRELWERNVELITLHNLEASMGLHSYDLSMNHMGDMTTEEILQTLATSRVPPGFKTQAPEFVGSPGASVPDSMDWREKGYVSSVKNQGQGSCWAFSAVGALEGHLMNTTGKLVDLSPQNLVDCSCCWITAAFQYVIDNGGIDSESSYPYEGVQGPCRYDPSKRAAMCSKYYSVRKGDEEALKQAVANIGPISVSIDATRPQFIMYHSGVYNDPSCSKIINHAVLVVGYGAIAGQDFWLVKNSWGTGFGDGGYIRMARNQNNMCGIA; encoded by the exons ATGATGTTTGGGAGCTTGCTGTTTGCAGTGTGTTGTAGTGCAGCACTGGCCCATTTCAACACAAATCTAGACCAGCACTGGGAGTTGTGGAAGAAGACACATAACAAGATTTACTCCAGTAAA GTTGAAGAACTGGGCAGGAGGGAGTTGTGGGAGAGAAACGTTGAACTTATCACCCTTCACAACCTGGAGGCCTCCATGGGTCTGCATTCATATGACCTGAGCATGAACCACATGGGAGACATG ACAACAGAGGAGATTCTGCAAACATTAGCCACATCTCGTGTCCCTCCTGGCTTTAAGACACAAGCACCAGAATTTGTGGGCTCTCCTGGGGCTTCTGTCCCAGACTCTATGGACTGGAGAGAGAAGGGATATGTCTCCAGTGTGAAGAACCAG GGTCAAGGTTCATGTTGGGCATTCAGTGCTGTTGGGGCTCTTGAAGGTCATCTGATGAACACCACAGGAAAGCTGGTCGACCTCAGTCCTCAGAATCTGGTGGATTGTTCCTGCTGTTGGATAACTGCTGCCTTCCAGTATGTTATTGATAATGGAGGAATAGACTCGGAGTCATCTTACCCTTATGAAGGAGTG CAAGGGCCTTGCAGATATGATCCATCCAAGCGTGCAGCAATGTGCAGCAAGTACTACTCTGTCCGTAAAGGAGATGAGGAGGCCCTGAAGCAGGCTGTTGCCAACATCGGGCCCATTTCAGTGTCCATTGATGCCACCCGCCCTCAGTTTATCATGTACCACAGTG GAGTTTACAATGATCCATCTTGCAGCAAAATAATAAACCATGCTGTGCTGGTTGTGGGATACGGTGCGATTGCTGGACAGGACTTTTGGCTGGTCAAAAACAG TTGGGGTACTGGATTTGGAGATGGTGGCTATATCCGTATGGCCAGAAACCAGAACAACATGTGTGGCATCGCCTGA
- the LOC132158557 gene encoding cathepsin S-like — protein MMFGSLLFAVCCSAALAHFNTNLDQHWELWKKTHNKIYSSKVEELGRRELWERNVELITLHNLEATMGLHSYDLSMNHMGDMTTEEILQSFATTRVPPGFKTQAPEFVGSPGASVPDSLDWREKGYVSSVKNQGACGSCWAFSAVGALEGQLMNTTGKLVELSPQNLVDCSSSYGPQGCNGGWMNDAFHYVIDNGGIDSESSYPYEGVQGTCRYDPSKHAASCSKYYSVRKGDEEALKQAVANIGPISVAIDATRPQFIMYHSGVYNDPSCSKIINHAVVVVGYGAIAGQDFWLVKNSWGTGFGDGGYIRMARNQNNMCGIASYASYPIM, from the exons ATGATGTTTGGGAGCTTGCTGTTTGCAGTGTGTTGTAGTGCAGCACTGGCCCATTTCAACACAAATCTAGACCAGCACTGGGAGCTTTGGAAGAAGACACATAACAAGATTTACTCCAGTAAG GTTGAAGAACTGGGCAGGAGGGAGTTGTGGGAGAGAAACGTTGAACTTATCACCCTTCACAACCTGGAGGCCACTATGGGTCTGCATTCATATGACCTGAGCATGAACCACATGGGTGACATG ACAACAGAGGAGATTCTGCAATCATTTGCCACAACTCGTGTCCCTCCTGGCTTTAAGACGCAAGCACCAGAATTTGTGGGCTCTCCTGGGGCTTCTGTCCCAGACTCTCTGGACTGGAGAGAGAAGGGATATGTCTCCAGTGTGAAGAACCAG GGTGCATGTGGTTCGTGTTGGGCGTTCAGCGCTGTTGGGGCTCTTGAAGGTCAGCTGATGAACACCACAGGAAAGCTGGTTGAACTCAGTCCTCAGAATCTGGTGGACTGTTCCTCCAGTTACGGCCCCCAGGGCTGCAATGGTGGTTGGATGAATGATGCCTTCCATTATGTTATTGATAATGGAGGAATAGACTCTGAGTCATCTTACCCTTATGAAGGAGTG CAAGGGACTTGCAGATATGATCCATCCAAGCATGCAGCAAGCTGCAGCAAGTACTACTCTGTCCGTAAAGGAGATGAGGAGGCCCTGAAGCAGGCTGTTGCCAACATCGGGCCCATTTCAGTGGCCATTGATGCCACCCGCCCTCAGTTTATCATGTACCACAGTG GAGTTTACAATGATCCATCTTGCAGCAAAATAATAAACCATGCTGTGGTGGTTGTGGGATACGGTGCGATTGCTGGACAGGACTTTTGGCTGGTCAAAAACAG TTGGGGTACTGGATTTGGAGATGGTGGCTATATCCGTATGGCCAGAAACCAGAACAACATGTGCGGCATCGCCTCATACGCCTCTTATCCGATTATGTAA
- the LOC132158562 gene encoding hepatocyte nuclear factor 6-like: MDGNMGEMSVHCHVELAHSQDSRAMLHSRDLTAAFPRPSLGGPAMGLESDHQSPAYDHSMATLGYSRDPPTSCGSTYTTLTPLQPFDDKFHPHHHHPCLPVSNVIGSFTLMREDRGLGGNYYTPYGKDFGLGQGLSPPLGSAGLETAMHGYGSLGSQNGHSSQMLPGGHEVHMGNNGGNICRTPPDFGREMSPPSLGGEHGVSHQLNKMDAHQLTSTYHPHIYNQSYQHHLQSQQASKLGDLPSSSPSSSSSSLGREGMLASSQNGGGGEEINTKDVAQRIITELKRYSIPQAIFAERVLCRSQGTLSDLLRNPKPWGKLKSGRETFKRMSHWLQEPEFQRMASLRLEACKRKEQEQSKLERNQGPKRTRLVFTDLQRRTLMAIFRENHRPTKDLQINISQQLGLELSTVSNFFMNARRRNLNRWTEEGRPSSTGSSGSSTASPAVTCSTA; this comes from the exons ATGGATGGTAATATGGGTGAGATGTCTGTGCACTGCCACGTAGAGCTGGCACACAGTCAGGACAGCAGAGCCATGCTGCACTCTCGGGATCTCACGGCTGCTTTCCCTCGTCCCTCTCTGGGAGGTCCCGCCATGGGCCTGGAGTCTGACCACCAGAGCCCCGCGTATGACCACAGCATGGCAACTCTCGGGTACAGCAGGGACCCACCAACCAGCTGTGGAAGCACCTACACCACACTCACACCCCTCCAGCCCTTTGATGACAAATTCCACCCTCATCATCACCATCCCTGCCTACCTGTGAGCAACGTCATTGGCAGCTTCACTCTCATGCGTGAAGATCGAGGCCTAGGAGGAAACTACTATACCCCGTACGGAAAGGATTTTGGTTTGGGACAGGGTCTGTCTCCACCGTTAGGCAGTGCAGGCCTGGAGACCGCCATGCATGGCTATGGCAGCTTGGGAAGTCAGAATGGACACAGTAGCCAGATGCTTCCAGGTGGCCATGAGGTCCATATGGGCAACAATGGGGGTAACATCTGTCGAACACCACCAGACTTCGGAAGAGAGATGTCACCGCCCTCTCTGGGGGGTGAGCATGGGGTCAGCCACCAGCTAAACAAAATGGATGCCCATCAGCTCACTTCCACCTACCACCCCCATATATACAACCAAAGTTATCAGCACCACCTCCAGAGCCAACAGGCTTCCAAACTCGGGGATCTCCCCTCTTCTTCCCCTTCCTCGTCCAGCTCCAGCTTGGGGAGGGAGGGCATGCTGGCCAGCTCGCAGAATGGCGGTGGAGGGGAAGAGATCAACACCAAAGATGTGGCTCAGAGAATCATCACTGAACTGAAGAGGTACAGCATCCCACAGGCCATTTTTGCAGAGCGAGTTCTGTGCAGGTCTCAGGGCACTCTGTCAGACCTGCTTAGGAACCCCAAACCTTGGGGGAAACTCAAGTCTGGCCGCGAAACCTTCAAGAGAATGTCCCACTGGCTGCAGGAGCCAGAGTTTCAGAGGATGGCCTCGTTACGTCTGGAAG CTTGTAAGCGTAAGGAGCAGGAGCAATCCAAGCTAGAGCGCAACCAGGGGCCCAAGCGTACCCGGCTAGTCTTCACAGACCTGCAGCGTCGCACTCTTATGGCCATTTTCAGAGAGAACCACCGACCGACCAAAGACCTGCAGATCAACATTTCTCAGCAGCTTGGCCTTGAGCTTTCCACAGTAAGCAACTTCTTCATGAATGCTCGCCGCAGAAACCTCAACCGCTGGACCGAAGAGGGCCGCCCATCCTCCACTGGCTCGTCGGGGTCCAGCACTGCGTCTCCAGCAGTGACCTGCTCCACGGCATGA